The sequence below is a genomic window from Sorangiineae bacterium MSr12523.
ACCTGAAGTCAGCCGCGCGACGCAGGTCGTGCTCGAGGCTTCGGGCGTCAAGATCGACTGGGAGGTGCAGCACGCAGGTGCTGCCGTCGCCGAGACGCAGGGCACGACATTGCCCAACAGCGTGCTCGAGTCGATCCGGCGCAACAAGGTGGCGCTCAAGGGCCCCATCGGGACGCCCATCGGCAAAGGGTTTCGCTCGGTCAACGTCACCTTGCGGCAGGCGCTGGACCTTTATGCGAACGTGCGGCCCGTCAAAAGCCTGCACGGCGTGGAGCCCCGGTTCGAGGGCACGGACATCGTCATCGTCCGCGAGAACACCGAAGACCTGTACGCGGGCCTCGAGCTCATCATCATGCCGGGCGTCGCGCAGTCCATCAAGCTCATCACCGAGCGGAGCTGCACGCGCATCTGCGAGTACGCGTTCGACTACGCCGAGCGCCTCGGGCGCAAGCGCGTCACCGTGGTGCACAAGGCGAACATCATGAAGCTCTCCGACGGCCTGCTGCTCGAGAGCTTCCGCAAGGTCGCACTCAAGCACCCGAAGATCGAGCCGGCGGAGATGATCGTCGATGCGTGCGCCATGCAGATGGTGCGCAACGCCAACAAGCTCGACGTGATCGTCACCGAGAATCTCTACGGCGACATCCTCAGCGATTTGGGCGCGGGCCTGGTCGGCGGCCTGGGCATCGTGCCGGGCGCCAACATCGGCCACGAGGCGGCCGTCTTCGAGGCCGTGCACGGCAGCGCCCCGGACATCGCTGGCAAAGGCCTGGCGAACCCCACGGCCCTGATCCAGAGCGCCGTGATGATGCTCCACCACATTGGCGAGAGCACGGCGGCCCAAAAGATCGACCGCGGGTTGATCTCGCTCTACGAGCGCAGCGAAATCCGCACGGCGGATTTGGGCGGATCGTCCTCGACGGAAGAATTTACGGAAGCGCTCTGCAAGGCCGTCGCTACGGCGTAGGGGTTTAGGGTCGGAGAGACGAGACCTGCTGCTCTCTGAGCTAATCCCTAACCCCTAACCCCTAACCCCTACCCATGTGATATCCGTACTTTGTGACGGAGCATGACGCGCTCATTTTCCTCGTAGCCCTGGCCACGTTGCTGGGCATGGCGCGGCTGCTGGGGGAAGTAGCACGCGCCTTCGGTATGCCGCTGGTCGTTGGCGAGCTCATCGCTGGCGTGTTGCTCGGGCCGACGGTGCTCGGTCGCGCGCTTCCCGACGTCTTTCAGTGGCTCTTTCGGCAATCGACTCCACAGAAGATGCTCGGTGCCTACACCACCGTGGGCGTGGTCTTGCTCCTCGTGGTGGCGGGCCTGGAGGTCGACCTCGGGATCGTGCGCAGACGCGGGAGAAGCGCGGCATTCACGAGCCTCCTCGGGATGATACTGCCACTCGCGGGCGGCATTTTGCTCGGCTTCATGCTGCCGGATTCGGACATGAAGAACCCGAACCAGCGGCTTCTTTTCGCGCTGTTCATCGGCGTGGCGCTGTCCATCTCGGCCTTGCCGGTCATCGCCAAGACGCTGCTCGACTTGGGGCTCTTCAAGACCGACCTCGGGCTCCTGGTCATGTCCGCCGCGATGATCGACGACTCCGTCGGGTGGGTCGCCTTCTCGATGCTCGTCGGCCCCATGCAGGGCAACTCCGTGGAGTTCCACAAGCTGCTCACCATGGGCGGGCTGTCCTTGGTCTTCGTGGCGGGCACCCTCACGGCGGGGCGGCGCGGGATCGATCGCTTGCTCACGCGATTCGCGGACGAGTTGCACGGCGGGCGCGTGCTTTCGCTGGTGATTTTGCTCGCTCTCATCGGAGCGGCCATCACGCAAGCCTTGGGCATCCACGCCGTGCTCGGCGGGTTCGTCGTGGGTGTGGCCATCGGCGACAGCCCGAGCTTGCGCGAGCAGACGCGCGCGACGATCCACGAATTCGTCACCAACGTCTTCGCCCCGGTGTTCTTCGCATCGCTCGGATTGAAGGTCGACTTCATTCATGCCTTCGACTTTCGCCTTTGCGCGCTCGTCTTCGCCGTGGCCAGCGTGGCCAAGGTGCTCGGGTGCTCGGTGGGCGCGCGCGCGGGTGGCCTGGGCTGGAGAGAATCCATCGCCGTGGGCTTCGGCCTGAATGCGCGCGGGGCCATGGAGATCATCCTCGCGCTGCTCGCGCTCGAGGCGGGCTTGCTCAAGGAGCAGCTCTTCGTCGCGCTGGTGGTGATGGCGTTGTGCACGTCGCTGCTGGGCGGGCCAGCCATGAAGCGCCTTCTCTATCGGGCGCAGGAGGAAGACGTGGTGGCGCTGCTCCGGCGCGGCGGGTTCGTGGCGAGGCTCAATGCCACCACATCGCGCGGGGCCATCGAGGAGCTGGTTCAGATCCTCGAACCGCGCCTCGGGCACCTCGCCGCGCACGCGCGCAACCAGGTGCTCGAGCGCGAGCAGATGGCCCCCACCGGCCTGGGAGACGAGGTCGCGGTGCCGCACGCGGCCATCGAAGGTCTCGAGGAGCCGATGCTCGCCCTGGGTCTGTCGTCCGACGGCATCGACTTCGATGCGCCCGATGGGAAGCCGGCGACCATCGTTTTCTTGTTGTTGCTCGCACCACGTCGACTCGACGAAGAGGTGCGCGTGCTGGCCTCCATTGCGCGTTCCGTCATCGATCCTCGAGCGCGCGAGCAGCTCATGGAAGCCCGCGAGACCGAGCAAGTGCTCAAGGTATTGGCCGAAAGCGCGCAGCGCATTGCCGAAGAACGACGCGCGCGCGGTCCTGCACTCGCGGACATTTGAATTCCGTCCTGGTCTGATGAATGGGATCTACCCATGCACTCTGCATTGTTTTCGTGCGAAACCATGCATGCACAAGCTCCTGAATCGAGGGCACGACAGGTGCAGTGAGAGGCCTCCGAACAAGGAGGTCTCTTATGAAGCGAAATCGTTTCTTGGGTCTGTTTGCATCGTGCCTCGTTGCAGCACCTCTCCTGTTTGGCTCACTCGTGGGGTGCGCTTCCGCCGACGACCCGCGCGAAGGCGACGAAATGGAATCGTTCGAGGAAGCAGCGCTCGACGGCGCCGATGAAGCGCATTTGGCCGATGAATTTCCGCCGGCCAGCGAACTATCCGGTGATCCTGCCGATCTGGTGGATCACTTTCTCGATACGCCGGAAGACGATAATTCGATTATCAGCGAAGACACGGATACCGCGAGCGCCGACGATGTCAGCGTGACGGCGGCCGCCGCGGCGAAACCGCTTTTGCGCGCCGGATTGCATCAGAAGGCATCGGACGCTTTGCGCAAGGTCGGTGTTGCGGCTTCGCGCATCACGCAGACGATTGGTAATGCATCGGCGTCGGCGGGTACGCACAAGGCCGACGGTACCGCGAATGGAAAGAAGTATTGCGCCGCAACGGATATTTCGGTGCGCAATCTGAGCGACGCGCAGGTGAAGACGCTCGTATCCAAGTTGGATTCGGCCGGCTTCGCGGCCTTTTTTCGCAATCCAGGGAAGGATGGCTGGCCGGCGAATCAAGCTCGCCACATCCATGCCGTCTTCGCCGGCGTGAAGATGAAGGCTTCCCTTCGGGCGCAAGTGCAGGACTTCCTCGTGGACAAGAATGGCCTCGCGAGCCACGGACCGTACAAGTTCTACAAAGCCACCAAAGCCCAAAAAGACAACGTCCGCAAAATCTTCAACGCCGCCAACTAACCCCCAACCCCCAACCCCTCACTAACGACGGGCCCCCGCGCGTGATTCGGCGGGGGCGGCGTTGTTACGGGTCACCAGCCAGACGACGGCGGTGGCCACGGCGGCGACGCCGACTCCGATGAGGATGTCGCCCACGACCAATTTCGTCTTGGCGCTCGACACGTCGTCCTCGCTGCACGAATGCGTGGGGGCGCAGCTCGAACCGAGATCGCTGTGCGCGTTGGTGCCGGCGATCCAAAAGCCGGTACCGACCCCCAACGCCGCGACGCCCGCACCGCCGAGGACCCATGGCCAAGGCGAATGCGAGGCTTGCGCGGGAGGCGGCTCGGACGATGGCAGTTTGTCGAACGACGGCACGACCGGGACGTTCCGATTCGCCAGACGAAACTGCAGGTGGCGATTGCGCTCCCCTTCCCGCACCACCACGTTTTGCTCCACGCGCTCGGTGCCTTGCACGTACGCCACGATGTGCGAGCCAGGGTCCACGTTGACGGCCCGGCCCTCCATCGCGCCTGCGAGTTCTTCGCCGTCGGAGAAGATGGCGCCGTCGTGCACGTCGTTGCCTTGAGCATCCACGACTTGAAAGACCATGCTGGGCATGGCCTCGCCAATCTCGCCGAGCCATTTGCCGCAGTCGCGACGAATGACCCCCGGGCAGTCCGGCGCGATGCAGTGTGCGAATCGCTCCGAGGCCGCGCGCAGTGCGCCGGTCGCACGCAGCTTTTGGCCGGAGACGGCGGCGTCGGTGCAACGGGCCACGGCGCGGCTATTTCCTGCGGCAAACACCGGTGCCGCGTGAAACGAAGAGACGGCGATCAAGAGTGCGGCAATCGGTCGTGGTGACCGCGTCATTGGAAGCACTCTTGCTTGTACTGGCGAATGCCTTTCGAGTCGATCACGAACGGAGGATCGCACGCATCGTCGCGACGTGTCCCCGTCGAGGACGGACTCACCGCGGTAGGCACCGCCGCTCGCTTTTTTGCGGCGCGGGCAGAGGATACCGTCGGCGGCATGGGCGGCGCGAGTTCCGGAGCGGGCGGGGCCGGTTGTTGCGCAACGGGCGTGGGCGTGGGCGTTGCCGGAGAAGGAGGGGGCGCCACGTCGCTGCCCACCCGTTGCACTTCGGCCGAAATCGGTGCGGACCATGCCAACAGCGAGCGCCCCAAGAATGCGAGCGATCCCACGAGGAGCACCAGGGCCCCCGCGCCCATCACGAAGGGGAGCGTGCGCTTGGCCGTTCGTTTGCGCTCGTCGCGGATGATTTCGGCCATGCGGGAGGCGCGCTCGCGCAACTTGTCGCCGAGCAACTCCACGGTCCACGCGCCCACTTCGTCGGCGCTCGCAATGTTGGAGGGACCGAGCACGCGCTCGATGGCCGCGCCGAATTCCTCTGCGCTTTCGTAGCGCTGCTCGGCAACGACGGCGAGCGCGCGCGCGATCACCTCGTCGAGCTCCGGTGCGATGCCGCCCACCAAGCTGCTCGCCGGCGGAATCTTCGGGTTGAGCGCCTGCCCAATGAGCTCGGCCTCGTCTTTTCCTTTGAAGGCGCGCTCGCCAACCAGCGCCTCCCAGAACACCAGGCCCGCGGCAAAGAGATCCGCGCGCAAGGTGACGTCGCCGCCAATTTGCTCCGGCGCAAGGTAGGCGAATTTGCCTTTGACGTTGCCCGCACGGGTGGCGTGCAGCCGACCATTGGCCTTGGCCACGCCGAAGTCCACCAAGCGCGTGACGCCGTTCGAGCCCACGAGAATGTTCTCCGGCGTCACGTCACGATGGACCAAGTGGAGCGCGTTGCCCGCTTCGTCGCGCGCGTTGTGCGCGGCATGAAGTGCTCGCAGCACATCGAGAAGTACGGCCGCGGCGATGCGCACGGGAATGGCGCGCTGTTGCTTTTTCGCCGCGGAGAGGAGGTGCCGGAGTGATTCCCCGTGCACGTACTCCATCACGAGGATCATGTGCTCGCCGTCGTAGGCGAAGTCGACGACCGGGATGACGTTGGGGTGATGGGCCAGTCGGGTCAGCCGAACTTCGTCCAGCAACATGGCGACGCTGGCAGGATCGCGTGCATGCTCTGCGTGAAGTTGTTTGACGGCAACGGACTTCGGTTCCGATCCATCGCGTAGAACTCCGAAGTGAACGGAGCCCATTCCCCCCATCCCTAGGGGTTCGTAGAGCGCGTAGCGCCCGACAACCCGAGGTCGCGGAGCACGCATATACCGAGATTACCTCACGCTTTGTTCTTTGCCAGGAGCATATGGAAGTAGCGCCTCGTGAGCCCCGAGGCCGCTGCGGCGCGCGTGACGTTGCCGCCGTGCTCACGCACCGCGCGTTCCACGAAACGCCGCTCGAATTCCCGAATGACACGTTGCCGCGCGCTGGGCATTGCAAGCCCCATGGTGAGAACGTGATCCAGATAGTCCGCGGGCTTGTCGCGATCCGGAGCCCGCGTGGAAGCAATCTCGGTTTCGTCGCCGAGCACGGTCGCACGCGACACGGCATGCTCCAGCTCTTGCACGTTGCCCGGCCACGGGTGACGCCCGAGTTGCAGGACGAGGCGCTTCGGGATCTCCCCCGCGCCACCGAACAGCTTCCAGAAATGACGAGCGATGAGCTCGACATCGCCGTGCCGTTGACGGAGCGGCGGGACCTGAATGCGCGCGCCGGCGAATCGGAAGAGGAGCTCTTCGCGGAACTTCTTCTCCTCCACGAGGCGGTCGAGGTCGTCGCGGGTGGTGGCGATGAAACGGACGTTCGCGCGAATCGCATCGATCTCGCCCTCACGCCGGAGCTCGCCGCGATCGAGGATGGTGGCCAAGCGAGACTGCGCCTGCAGCCCGAGCTCGCCAATCTCGTCGATGACCAAGGTGCCACCACGCGCTTGCTCGAGTGCACCTGGCCCGCGCGGACCACCGAACAGCGCCTCGAGGGCCGCACCCTCTTCGTGGGCGGCGCAGTCGAAGACGACGAAGGGCGCGGCCGCACGCGGTCCGGTTTCGTGCATCGCTTCTGCGAGGAGCTCTTTACCGGTTCCCGTTTCGCCTTCCAGGATGACGGGCAAGGTCGAATTGGCCAATGCCTCGCACGCGGCAAAGAGGCGCTGCATGGCTTGGCTCTTCCCGAGAACGCGTCCGAAGCGATCGCGCTCGAGCGCGTCCATGCGAATCTCGCCCGCCCGCGCAACGCGCAGCACCGAATCGCCGAGCTCGATGGCCTCGCCACCTTCGAGCAATGCTTCCACCACTCGCGCACCGCCGATGCGTGTGCCGTTGGTCGACTGCAGATCGACCAACCGAACGACATTGCCTTCCGCGGTGAGCGAAAGGTGCCGCCGGGACACACGCGGGTCCGGAATGGCAAGTTCACAGACTTGGCTTTGGCCGACCAGCGCCTGTGGCGCCTTGTTCCAATCCAAAACGAGGGTTTTTCCCGTTCCGGGACCACCTACGACGCGCAACACATAGAGAGGCGCCGTGGACGACGCGCTCGGAGTCTTGTCCGCAACGGTCGATAGTTCTTCATTCCGATCATCACCCGCCATGATCCGCACTGTAGCCTGTGATGTCACGATCCGCGTAGGCTGTCCGAACAAAGCGCATGAATCATAAAGCGACGGCCGGTTTGCTCATCGGAATGGCGGTGGTGGCGGGCTGCTCCGTTATGACCAGCTTCGATGGCTACACTGCCTCCGATGTAAGCTGCGACCCACTTCGATGGCCCAGTCGACCAAACGACGGGTCGGGCGGCACGCGAACGCTCTTTGGTGCCACTCGGCAAATCCTTCTTGCCGATCCCGACGCGGGGACCGACCCCGGATTGGATCTCGATGGTCTTTGCACGTGCCCGCAGGCCGGGTCGTGCGTGCCCCCGACGGGCGCCAAAGCGGGCTGCGACAATGGAAGCCGCGGAGTGGACAACAACGGGGGAGCCTTGTTCGGCGCGCTGTTCTCCAATGTGCAGGGCTTGCAACAGGAGATCGTCCACGGTCAGCACGGCATTGTCGTGCGCGTCGATCGGTACAACGGCCAGGCGAACGATCCCGATGTGATTGCGTCGATTTACAACGTCGTCGGCGTCGATGGAAAGACGGATGGCGGGGCGTCGGCCAAGTTCGATGGGACGGATTCGTTCATCGTCGATTCGGATTCGGTCATCAGCGACGGCGAGCTGCAATCGAAATACTTCGATGAGCAGGCGTACGTGGCCAACAATGTATTGGTCGCGACCATCCCGTCATTTCGGCTGCGGCTCATGATCCCTCCCTCGGACAGGTCCAACGCGGAGGAGGTGATCGAGGAGATCAAGGGCGTGCAACTCGTGGGACGCATCGAACCCGAGGGGGCCGGCCTTCGCATCCAACGTGCCGTGCTCGCAGGCCGCATTCCGCTCGCGACGATGTTTCTCCACGCGGGCAGCGGCAGTGTGTGCTCGGATGCAGGCGTCTTCGACTTCATCAAGCCAAGGGTGTGCGGCGCGCTCGATCTGCCGGCCGACCCGCAAGCAAACCGCGGAACGACATGCAATGCGCTCTCGTTCGCGCTCCTGCTTGACGTCGCCCCCGCGCAGGCTCCCAGCGGGGCGAAGACGATAACGTCGACCGGTCCCTCGTGCCCGCCGACCGACGTTCGCTGCGACGATTCGCCCTAGTTAGCGCTGCGGCCAAGAGCCCGTTGCGGGAAGCTCGCGTGCTTGCTCGGGGGCCGACCAACGAAGGGGAACGGCGTCGGGCTGAAAGAGACCCGACGTGACGCGGAAGCGTACGAAACGCTGGGCACCGGCAAAGGCGGCCAGTGCGGGATCCTCCCAGAGGATCTCGGATTCGCCGAGGAGCGAGAGGCAGTTGCCGGTGTCGAAGTCGATGAACAGCAGGCTGCTGCGCGGATTCTGGGCGATGTTGCCGAGGGTGTTGAAGTAGAAATTGCCCCGGAATTCCGGCCACGTGAGCACGGTGTCGCCATCGTGCTCTTCACGGCGCACGAAGCCGGGTTTGCCGCCGCGGTGCGAGACATCGAGTCCCTCGCTCGGGTCGGCGGCGGCGGTGGCGATGAAGAAGGTGTCGGAGCGCTCGACCATGGCGCTGGCCTCGGCCGAGATGCGCGCGCCCTCGGGCGTTGGGGAGCCAGAGCTTTGCGCGGGGTCGCGCACGAAGGAGTGCGCGCGCGATTGGATGTACTGCGGGCAATTGCCGAAGCTTTGGTCGACGTGGACGGTGAAGCCTCGGTCGTCGATGGCGGTGATGGTTCCGTTCATCCGGTTGCGACGGCGCGTCTCCAGCTGAATGCCGAGAAGGCCGATGGGCGCGCCCACGCTCAAAGCGACAGACGCGCTCGGAAACGCATCGATGCGCAAGGTGCGCGGGTCGGGTGAGTGCGCGAAGCCGGGACGGCCCACGAGAAGGGACGCACGCGGATGCATCGACGCGTCGTG
It includes:
- a CDS encoding isocitrate/isopropylmalate dehydrogenase family protein — protein: MTHTITLIPGDGIGPEVSRATQVVLEASGVKIDWEVQHAGAAVAETQGTTLPNSVLESIRRNKVALKGPIGTPIGKGFRSVNVTLRQALDLYANVRPVKSLHGVEPRFEGTDIVIVRENTEDLYAGLELIIMPGVAQSIKLITERSCTRICEYAFDYAERLGRKRVTVVHKANIMKLSDGLLLESFRKVALKHPKIEPAEMIVDACAMQMVRNANKLDVIVTENLYGDILSDLGAGLVGGLGIVPGANIGHEAAVFEAVHGSAPDIAGKGLANPTALIQSAVMMLHHIGESTAAQKIDRGLISLYERSEIRTADLGGSSSTEEFTEALCKAVATA
- a CDS encoding cation:proton antiporter, giving the protein MTEHDALIFLVALATLLGMARLLGEVARAFGMPLVVGELIAGVLLGPTVLGRALPDVFQWLFRQSTPQKMLGAYTTVGVVLLLVVAGLEVDLGIVRRRGRSAAFTSLLGMILPLAGGILLGFMLPDSDMKNPNQRLLFALFIGVALSISALPVIAKTLLDLGLFKTDLGLLVMSAAMIDDSVGWVAFSMLVGPMQGNSVEFHKLLTMGGLSLVFVAGTLTAGRRGIDRLLTRFADELHGGRVLSLVILLALIGAAITQALGIHAVLGGFVVGVAIGDSPSLREQTRATIHEFVTNVFAPVFFASLGLKVDFIHAFDFRLCALVFAVASVAKVLGCSVGARAGGLGWRESIAVGFGLNARGAMEIILALLALEAGLLKEQLFVALVVMALCTSLLGGPAMKRLLYRAQEEDVVALLRRGGFVARLNATTSRGAIEELVQILEPRLGHLAAHARNQVLEREQMAPTGLGDEVAVPHAAIEGLEEPMLALGLSSDGIDFDAPDGKPATIVFLLLLAPRRLDEEVRVLASIARSVIDPRAREQLMEARETEQVLKVLAESAQRIAEERRARGPALADI
- a CDS encoding serine/threonine protein kinase, translating into MGSVHFGVLRDGSEPKSVAVKQLHAEHARDPASVAMLLDEVRLTRLAHHPNVIPVVDFAYDGEHMILVMEYVHGESLRHLLSAAKKQQRAIPVRIAAAVLLDVLRALHAAHNARDEAGNALHLVHRDVTPENILVGSNGVTRLVDFGVAKANGRLHATRAGNVKGKFAYLAPEQIGGDVTLRADLFAAGLVFWEALVGERAFKGKDEAELIGQALNPKIPPASSLVGGIAPELDEVIARALAVVAEQRYESAEEFGAAIERVLGPSNIASADEVGAWTVELLGDKLRERASRMAEIIRDERKRTAKRTLPFVMGAGALVLLVGSLAFLGRSLLAWSAPISAEVQRVGSDVAPPPSPATPTPTPVAQQPAPPAPELAPPMPPTVSSARAAKKRAAVPTAVSPSSTGTRRDDACDPPFVIDSKGIRQYKQECFQ
- a CDS encoding sigma 54-interacting transcriptional regulator, which encodes MAGDDRNEELSTVADKTPSASSTAPLYVLRVVGGPGTGKTLVLDWNKAPQALVGQSQVCELAIPDPRVSRRHLSLTAEGNVVRLVDLQSTNGTRIGGARVVEALLEGGEAIELGDSVLRVARAGEIRMDALERDRFGRVLGKSQAMQRLFAACEALANSTLPVILEGETGTGKELLAEAMHETGPRAAAPFVVFDCAAHEEGAALEALFGGPRGPGALEQARGGTLVIDEIGELGLQAQSRLATILDRGELRREGEIDAIRANVRFIATTRDDLDRLVEEKKFREELLFRFAGARIQVPPLRQRHGDVELIARHFWKLFGGAGEIPKRLVLQLGRHPWPGNVQELEHAVSRATVLGDETEIASTRAPDRDKPADYLDHVLTMGLAMPSARQRVIREFERRFVERAVREHGGNVTRAAAASGLTRRYFHMLLAKNKA
- a CDS encoding pyridoxamine 5'-phosphate oxidase family protein, whose translation is MSSSPFHAGERAIQERAGVREKIEAIGGKIIRDYMPDQHRDFFVQLPFMLLSAHDASMHPRASLLVGRPGFAHSPDPRTLRIDAFPSASVALSVGAPIGLLGIQLETRRRNRMNGTITAIDDRGFTVHVDQSFGNCPQYIQSRAHSFVRDPAQSSGSPTPEGARISAEASAMVERSDTFFIATAAADPSEGLDVSHRGGKPGFVRREEHDGDTVLTWPEFRGNFYFNTLGNIAQNPRSSLLFIDFDTGNCLSLLGESEILWEDPALAAFAGAQRFVRFRVTSGLFQPDAVPLRWSAPEQARELPATGSWPQR